The sequence CCTTCCTGCTCACCGCCGGCCTGGCCGTCGTCTCCACGCTCCTCTACCTGCCGGTGGCCGGGGGGCGCAGGGCGGCGCGCGGGAGGCGGACCCCGGCCGCGGCCGAGCCGGGCTGAGCCCCGGGGGGTCAGGCGCCCCGCAGCGCCCCGAGACGCGCCTCGACGTCCGCCCGTCCCTCGCCCAGCTCCGCGCGCGGCAGCCCCCCGGCGGCCAGCTCGGCGTCGTCCCTCAGCTCCAGGTCGGCGTAGAGCCGGCCGGCGACGCGCCCCACGTCGGCGGCGTCGCCGCCCCGCTCCTCGACCTCGTCGAGCCAGTCGAAGAGCGCGTCCTCGGCGTGGGCGTAACGGCGCAGCGCGAGCCAGAACCAGACGAGGCGCTCCCGCGTCGCGGGGCTCAACGAGCCCGCGGGCGCGAGGGCGAGGAGGCGCTCGACGCGGTCCGGCAGGTCGGGCTCGCCGAGCTCCTCGATGCCGGCCTCGAGCGCCATGTCGAGGGCGCGCGACCGCAGCGAGACCACGAGTGGGTCGTCCGCCCCGGCGCCGAGGGCGTGCTCGAGCTCAGCCTCGGTCTCGAGCAGGGCCGAGAGTAGGTAGGCGCGCTCGCC comes from Trueperaceae bacterium and encodes:
- a CDS encoding DUF6483 family protein, which gives rise to MPVRDELIERVIRQLAAAFLRLTSRSADLEVGDVEAEELRAELDDVYRRFLGTSAELVSRLSTDDLLAVIGSAGYVDGERAYLLSALLETEAELEHALGAGADDPLVVSLRSRALDMALEAGIEELGEPDLPDRVERLLALAPAGSLSPATRERLVWFWLALRRYAHAEDALFDWLDEVEERGGDAADVGRVAGRLYADLELRDDAELAAGGLPRAELGEGRADVEARLGALRGA